The stretch of DNA GCTTTGGGTGGAGAAGCGGGATCAAATTCCAATACCAGTTAGCTTGAGCTGAGCCCCGGCCGATAGTAAATCAAAGTAACCCGGTAAAGTACCTAGAGCCGGAGAATGATGAAACTAAAGGTTAAGGACTCTAAAGCAGACACCTCGCTCGCCAGCTAATCCCCAACCGAAAGCCGAGGTATCGCGACCCGTGGCCCTACACCTAGTCGTACCTTCTTCTACTCGATACATATCCATTCTCTTGTCTCCTTTCTCTGTCTGCCTGCCTGTCTACCCGTCTTCCCCATCACAATGCTCGCCCGTAACGTCCTCCGcaccgcccgcgccgctcgctTCTCCAccgcgcctgcgcctggcCGCTTTGCCTCGtccctcgtcttcctcgagcagaagggcggcaagctcaacgACCAGGCCCTCGTTGCCGTTACCGCCGCCCAGGCTGTCGGCGGTGACGTGAGTTGCGCATACAGGATAGGGACTGATACCAGGTCTCGGGCATCGTCATCggctcggcgagcgacgtcgccaaggccgtcgaggaggccaaggggTGAGTTGAAGAACGACTTCGGAACTTCGGCAAAAGCTCGGAGATGAGATCCGAGATTCCATCGCTGACACGCAGCATCGCCGGTCTCTCCAAGATCTACTCGTCGGCTTCGGACGCTTACGCTAACGGCCTCGCTGAGAGTGAGCTTTGTGTTTGTGCATGCTGACCGCAGACGTCgcgcccctcctcgcccaggtGATCCCCGGCAAGTCGGTTTCGCACCTCTTCGGCGCGCACACCGCTGCGGCCAAGAACATCTTCCCCCGCCTTGCTGGTATGCTTGAGGTCTCGCAGATCTCGGACATTACTGccgtcaagggcgaggacacCTTCCAGCGCCCCATCTACGCTGGTAacgccatcctcaccctcaagTCGTcggacaaggacaagtaCAAGGTTATCACCGTCCGTGGCACCGCCTTTgacaaggccgccaaggagggTGGCTCGGCtgccgttgaggaggtcgctGCCGTTGACGCGTCGTGTAAGTTGGGGCTCGGCTGCGGAAGTGGACAAACGGAATCACTAGCTGACCTCAGCGCCCACCAAGTTCGTCAGCGAGGAGATTGTCGTCTCGTCTCGCCCCGACctctcgtcggccgccAAGGTCATCTCGGGTGGCCGCGCGCTCAAGTCGCAGGAGAACTTTGAGAAGGTCCTCGACCCCCTTGCCGACGCTCTCGGTGCCGCTGTCGGTGCGTCGCGTGCCGCCGTTGACGCCGGCTACGCCGACAACTCGCTCCAGGTCGGCCAGACCGGCAAGGTTGTTGCTCCCGAGCTCTACATTGCCATCGGTATCTCGGGTGCCATCCAGCACCTTGCGGGCATGAAGGACTCGAAGCTCATTGTTGCCATCAACAAGGACGCTGACGCTCCTATCTTCCAGGTGAGTTTGCAGAGGCTAATGAAAGCTGACATCCAGATTGCCGACATTGGTCTCGTTGCCGACCTCTTCGAGGCCGTGCCCGAGCTCGTTaaggagctcggcaaccAGTAAAAGTGTCACAGCATAGGACACGGTAGGCGTGCATTGAATGCATTGAGGTAGCAGTCTTGCGGCTTGCGACGGGCGTGCTAGGGGCGTGTTGAGGTGGTGACGTTGCTGACGAGATTAAGCTGACCAGTGATCAAGTGGAGATGGTACGGTTAGATGCGGAGGCGATGCGGAGACGGTGGGCGGGACAACCCGAGGTTGTACGGGAAgccgtcgagctgctcgtgCTCTCGCGATTCGTCGTAACAGTTCTGGGACACGTAGCGCTGGGAAGCGTTGCACCCACGCAGCCTGCGTCTCCTGAAACGCGCGTATGGCGGTTTCCCGTAGCTCGTGAGGTGTTGTGCTCAACCTACCGCTGTCGCCCAAGCCCGAACTGCGACGCAAGGCGATCTTGGATGAGATGAATACAACCCGCGACAGGGCGTCCAAgcctcccccccccccccccccccccccgtCCTCTTCAAGGGCACGTCGGCGCGACATGTGGACGGTGCTGGCGTAGAGGCGTTGCGTCGCATTAGTCAAGACGTGTTGGCTCTATACTCCGCCACATCTGAACTCAGCACACGGCCGACTGGACTTTAAAAGAAGGCGGGGTGGGCTGGAGGCTGTTGGTTCAAGCGCGGTTGTGGTGCTCGCCACATTGCCCTACTTGTCCCCTTTGTATCTTGGGCTGGTTATATGCATTAGTTGGGTGATTCGCGCTGTTTCAGGTCATCCATGTTCGCAACGCAACAAGGTGCATTGTGGACAGCATGGAACGACGACACTACCAACTGGGAATCGTACTGCCCGTGCGGATCGGGCCGTGCCGGTCCTGGACCCCAGACGCCTAATCCCTAATTTTAGGCCTCCGATATATTGAATAGGCGCACTAAACTAAAGTCAGGCGCGGTCAATGGAGAGTCCAGTCAACCAGAGTAGCTTGGATATTGGCGACCAGCCATCTGTTCGATCCCCTGACGATCCATCTCCCCCCTTGGTATCCCTCATCCTTGGCCTTAAACCTCATCTTACTGTACTTATTCCCTGCTCATCCCATTTCCAGTCGCGCTCACCATCCACCTCACCATCCACCTCACCATCCGCTTGACATCCATCTATAAACCTGTTTTGAACGCGGGCACCCACATTCCCGCTACTACACGCGAGAACAGCGTGCCATTCTCTCGTCTGGCAGCCTCTCACCTCGTCCTTTAAAGGCGCCTGGCGCGTccttccccaccaccacccaccatGCTCCTCTCAgacctcatcctcgacaagcgCGGCTCGCTCGCAAAGGTGTGGCTCTCGGCGCACCACGAGCGCAAGCTCAGCAAGCAGCAGGCGCTTGGTGTCGACGTGGGCGAGAGTGTCGGTATGTCGGTATCATTGTTTACGCTCACGCAGACGCGATTCTGACCGAGAGTCGGCCGATGGCGCTGCGCGTCTCCGGCCAGCTCATGCTCGGTGTTGTGCGTATTTATGGACGCAAAGTCCAGTATCTGATGGACGACTGCCGCGAAGCGCGTGAGCGCATCAGCATGACGTTCCGCCCTGGTGCCGTCGACCTGCCGCAAGACCAggtgcgcgcgtcgcgcggcgcCATCACTTTCGAGtctggcggcgctggcgagtttgaggcgctcgacatgTTCGACTGGGGCACGTTTGACGTTCGCATCCCCGGAGGTGGGGGGTTGCACACGGCGCCGCTCACCCAGACGAATGCGCGCGAGTATGGCGCCTTCAACTTTGGCCGACCACGTGCAGCTAGTATTTACGGTGGCAGCTCGCGGGCAGGAAGCGTCGAGTCGTCGACGCAGCACCTCGACAGTCAGGACTTTCAGCCGATCGaccttgatctcggcctcgacttgGGCTTCGAGGACATGAGCATGGAAATTGCACGTGAAGCGCGCTCCGAACGCTCCCGATCCAAGAGTGTGCTTCGCACTCCGAGTGTTATTCACGAGGAAATGGAGCTCGACCAGCCTTTTGACGCCGGTGACACATTCGAGCctctcgaccttggccttgactTGGCCGACCTTCCCGAGCTTGAGCCGGAAGCGCCTAtcgcggcggaggagcgtGCCCGCAGATCGTCGAGCGAGCTGTCGACACCTCCACCTGAGACGCTCGAACTCACTCCTCGTGTGGCGAAGCGTGTCGCagacgccaaggccgctccgcgcgccaagcgcctGCGCATTGTCCGCGCTGACGCCGAACTCGAGCTTCCCGACGAGGACTTTTTCCCGCCCACAGACGACTCACCCATCCTCGGTGAGGAGAACTTCATCcccgccaaccccgccgcgctgcgcctCCGCGACATCCTCAACGACCCCGTCGCACATTTTATTCCGATGATTGGCGCGCGCCTCTTTGCCGGCCCCCCCGGCCTTGCGCCAGAACTTGCAGAGCTGTTCACGTTCCCATCCGACGTGCTCCGGCGGACACGGGAGGAGCCGCCCGTCAGCCCGCCACCCCGCCCGGCTAAGCGGCAGCGCAAGGCGGTCGAGCGTTCAcccgagaccgaggaggagcaggagcagcacgaggaggaggtcgaggtcgggcgCCGCGAGTCCCACACGCCAAGCGTACATGGTGAAGGTTTCCAGTCCTTTGAGCCCGTGCTCGACTTGGAGTTAGACATTCCGCTAGACCTGGTCCGGCGGAGTGCAACCCGCGAGCCATCCGTTGCGCTCCCCCGCGAACCCTCGGCCCCGTTGGCGGACAGGACCCACCCCCTCGCCGTCTTTGACACACGTACCCTCTCCAGCCAGCAGACGCAGTCGGACTCTGAACACGAGGCGGACGGCTTCAGCCGTAACACGACACTGGCGATGGGTGTGCTGCGtcgcgagcttgacgcgATTGAGGCGGCGGACAAGCGCGTCAGTTTCACAAAGCTTGCTAGTGGGGCGAGTAAGCGCGCCGTCTCTGCCATGTTCTTTGAACTTTTGGTTCTTGGGACGCGGGACGCCGTTGTCCTCAACCAGGACAAGGCGTATGGCTCTATCGACGTGTCAGCAAAGGAACGGCTGTATGCGCTTACCTGACCGCGTTTGGCCAACTGTCGTTTCTTGCTTCGTCTCCTTTGTTCTTCTTGAGATATCAATACCCGTCCGTATCCTATCCCGTAGCTAGATTGTCTGTACGATGCAATTGATTTTCCTCTACATGGCCTGGGCTTGCTCAGCTGGTTCGCTAACGCTCGGTGTGGCGAGTTGCAAGTTCCCCACCCCAATCCTTTCCCATGCCGATACATCGACGTCTGGCAGTACCCGGCCCCAGCTAACATTCTGCTAACTAAGCTATACCTGTGCTCCTGGACGATACAGTAGCTCAAGTATATCACCACAACCTTGCACTTAACCAAGTACACTACCCATGCCTCCCTAACCCGTCAACCGAGTAATTCTCTACCCAGTTTTACTTAGCCTTACCCAGCCCACCTACCACTATTCTACCCCACACTCTCTCACCTTGACATCAACGCCAATCATGGTCGGTTCCCTCGACTGCGCCCAGCAGGGTTCTTAATCGCGATTACTACCCCCTAGGAGTTGTCGAGAAAGGCCCTAACAGTAATTCAGAGTTGCGTATGCGCAAGTATCTGTGAGGATGACCGGTGAGGGCTGGGATGCGAGTGCGGGTGGGTCAGTTGACCATCTCCTTGAGGTGCCCCACCCAGCCTCAGTTGGGACTCGCACATTGAGGATCGCTTGAGGCGGTCGGAAGATACTTCTTGGGCAGATATCTGACGCTTGTGCTGCCATTGCAACGATATGGGTTTATGGCCAGTCGGTTCTCGGTCGCCATCCGTTGAAAGAAACTGGTAGGGGAACTTGAGaaagagaagaggagaggagtTCGTGAATGGGTATAGAAGGGGGTGCGGGGTTGGTGTGAGGGATGATGTCCATCGGGTTGTAAGAAACTGGTAGGGGAACTTCaggaagagaagaggagaggagacgCTGCCCTTCGTGAATGAGTATGAAGGGGGTGCGGGGTTGGTGTGAGGGATGATGTGGGGATCAACAGTGTAACTTGAATGTCAATCCAGATGCTAGCTACGTCTTCCGATTAAGGTCTCATTCGTATTGGTGCAGTATTGTTAGCCAGTACTcgtggcgcggcgccagcTGTGTGTGGTGGCTAACGGGGCGTGAGAACGATGTGGCGATGTGGCGGGTGATTGGTGTCGTTCTGTTCAAGATGAGTGGCGGATGATTGGTGTCGTTCTGTTCAAGATGAGTCCTATTGAGATGGACTGGAGGACCGCGAGCGTTGAATGCAGAGACTATTCATTGGAATGGATGCGGTCGActtggccgaggcgcggcgTCCATATCACTCGCTCAAGTGGACGAGGGCAGGCCATGGAGTACCCTCGAGATCCTATCTCGAAATCTGCGCTAAAAAAGGTTGTGAGATAAGATTATCAGGTTGACAGCGAGTTAGCCGCGTCAGGTCCCCCAGTTATCCAGAATCGACACGGGTTGATGCACCGGGCAGGGATTAACAGGAGTGGAACCGACGCACAGGAGCCGCATCGTGCTCAAGCCCCAGAACAGGAGATATGATTGTGCAATGATTATGCAATCTGACTGTGAGTGCGACTGTGCGACTGCAGTGGTGGCCTGCGCATGCAACGACAAAGCACAAATTAAGCCCGAGACGCAGAAGACGACGTTGCTGGCTTATGCGAGGGCGCTGAAACAGCCCATGCGGGTGGTACAGAGCGCCGAGGCCTGGTCGCGGGTCGACTGGTCGCCGCTTGCAAGAGCAGAGCAagaccaagaccaagagcgctctcctctccgctcctcgccgctccGCTTTGTCCATGTGCTTCCTAGGAGCTCCCTGCTACAGTACAGTCCACAACAGCCGCTGGTGCCTTGAACCCAGTACGTTCCTGCCAAGGATGGATGCGGCCATTTGGGTCGGCCAGTTGAATATCGGTAAACAGCGGCTAGGATCCGTGGCGCAATGAAATGTGGTACAGTGCACAATCTGCCCTCACACAGTCATGCAGTAGCAATCAGAGTACGTGAtgaggacgcgcgcaagCGTGACCGGTGTATTTGGCAGCAGAAATGGCGCAGAGTCAGAGTCGTCGGTCAGCACCAAGCCGGAGTTTGTTTCTATATGCTATCAGGCAGATTACGGTCGGCCGACTGTCTCGCCAGTATCGCCCAAGCCGTATCTTCTAGATCTGATGCAGCTCTGAATTTTAGGCCCCACATGGCCACCAGGTCCCCACCCGGTCCACCCAactcctctccttcctctcctgGCGCACCTGGCGCACCTGGCCCACCTCGTACCTGCCGCCACCCCCAGGGCTCAACAATTGTTGTTTTATGCCgaagggcgacgacgcggctgGAGCGGAGTCAGATACGGAAGCCCGATTTCGAATGTGGGGATGGGGTATTTCGAGTAGTCGGCTTCTATTGCCCCTTGTTGGTTTATGAACGTGTGCCGTTCGAAACGCGAAGCTGCAAAGGATGGCGCGACtggagcgcgcgcgtgTGCACTGCCCGTGTCGGCCTGGGGGACCTCGGTTTCTCTTGGGGCCGCACAGACACGCGCGCCCAGGCGCCCAGGCGTCCAGGCGCCCACCTTTGTACATTGGTATGTCACGGCGCCCCTGGGCCCAGTCGTGTGCAAGGACGGGTAAGGAGCGAGAGAAGCCTTCTCCGCACCACCAACGGCGCACCGATACAAGCAAGAGACACCGATGCACCGATGAAACTGAAGCGCCAGGCTGAGAGGTAGGCCAGTCTTGGGTTGGTGCTTCAGGTCGCCGGTTGGGTGCATCTGAGTTTGCATCGGCCACTTGGAGCTCGGCCGGAGCCTAGTTTACGGGCTGTCATGTCAATGTGCCATAATCCATCTTGCCCCCCTCATTTCTCCAGTGCAGTGACGCAAACCCACACTCCCGCTTGCCCGGGAGCCCCGCGTCACACAAAGGCCTGCGGATGTTGCCTGCGTCTCCTCCCCCGCAGCCGCATCACCTGGTCTAGTCGTGCTCTGACCCTGGCCCCAGTGCTGCTACCGAACAGGAAAACAGCCAGAAAGGTCAGAGGCTGACCACACGTTGGGGTATGTATTTCGAATGGGACCATGTCCCCCCAGGAACGAGGTGATTCCCTCGGTGCATGCCGACCCAAGCTATTTCGAAGTGGCCGTTGATCAGCGCTTACCTCGCAGTTCTCGCCTCAACATCTTAGAACGCTGGAACGCTAGATCCTTTATTATCAGCCAGCTTGCGTCACTCTGAACCCCCATCCCGTCCTCGGACAAACCCATCTCCCATATCGTTCTCCACTACCACCTTTacaccccccccccgcTACCCCGTTAAACCGTTTAATCGTTGGACTCCAAAGTTCGGTCAGGTGAGTATCTGAGCGTTGGTTGCCGATCATTTCATtccccgagctcgacatTCGGCACCAAAGTTGATGAACGTGCTGTGTAAAGCGTACGGTGAAGATTATGTGGGCTGTACTGCTTGGGACGTGCGTGAGGCACGGCGCGAACGGAACGGATAACATCGAGTTGgccgttgccgttggcTGTTACCGGTTGGCTGTTGCCGTTGCCATTGCCGTTGCCGTGCGCTGCGGAAGGCCGTGAGGACcgagcggtggcggcggctgaGCGTAACCACGTACCCCGGCCTAGGCTGGGGCggctcgagcagcgccACGACTAGCCCATTCTCATTTGGGAGGCCCTTGGAGCTGAGAGGATTGGTGAATGCGCAATGCGCAATGCGAATGGTGTTGCTGGAAGGCTAGCGAATGGACAATAGCCGCCAATGCGAGGTTCAGatccccccttccctccttcccccctcccccccccgCTTGCTCCTACACGTCAAAGGCTACGTCACAATCCTAGCCCACTTTTGGATTCTCCAAACATATTCTGGACATTCTCAACATCCTTTTCTTTCTTCCCCATCCACTTCTCACCACCTTctcaccaccttcccccctcctACTCGTTCTTACACAAACAGCTTCCTCTCTCCCGTCTCTCCCACTTTTGGCATAGGTGAGTCTTCCTTTCTTGTCTACGCTCCAACCACATTCCGACATCGCCGCGAAGCCGATGCCAAGGCCCTTCTGACCCTTTGTCGGCTATCACTCCTCCTCTTTGCTGGCGACTGCCATTGGATCATAAAATACTGACTGCCAGCCTGAGTGTCTCTTCACTCTTCACTCTTCCCCCTtttcctcctccatctaGTCAAAATGGCGACCCCCACTAGCACCACCGCCCCGGTGAGTAACCTGCCCTGGCCCCGCTCGAGCCCCGCTGACCTCCAGAGCGGCCTCCCGCTTCCCAAGCACGTTGACCCCTCCAAGTTTGgcggccgccagcgcctggACAGCGTGTGAGTACCTTTACCAGACTCCATCCAGATGTAGACGTGGCTACCTCACTCCCCCGCGGAGCGAGTGTAGAGCGCGCTACACCACACTCTCTTCTCCAACCCCTCACTCCCAGGAtggcagctgacaacagcggGTACATTTCGTCGCCCTTCCCGGCCAAGGCCACTCAGCAGGCGCAGGTTGCCCAGATTCTCACCGAGTCTGGCTTCATGCCCGCTGAGCTCGTcagcggcgaggtcgactgGTTCTACAACTCGCTCGGCATTGACAACGCCTACttctcgtccgagtcgccTTCTGTCGTTGCCGACTCGattctcgccctcttcaGTGCCAAGGTGAGTCCTCCACGTCCCCTCACCACGCCAGTCGAACAGCCAAGCTAACCCCGCAGCTCCTTGCCTACACCAAGCACGACCCCACCCAGCTTAAGATCGACCTTGAGAAGATCAccaccgaggaggagtgcAAGGCCGGTACCCGTGAGGGCGCCGTCTTCATCCACTCGTCGGCTGCCGGCGTCTCGGCCAAGGACGGCCCCGGTGCCACCGTCGAGAAGCGCATCGATGACCAGttcctcgacaaggccTCCAAGGACAAGTCGTTCCGCCTCGAGTCGTACCGCTCGGCCggctcgatctcggccaGCGTCTCGCAGCAGCTCCGCACCTACTTCGTCTCGCGCTGCGAGTTCcccgccggcggcgaggtcaagaCCGCGGCCGGAACCACCGAGATCAAGTCGGTCTCAGACAAGGTCTTCCTCGAGAAGGCTACCCCCACCACGATCGACATTTACCAGAGCATCATGGACGAGGTTTCGAAGCGCTCGGGCCCCGTCATTGAGAGCttccagctcgaggacacTCGCGAGTACCGCATCATCATCGGCTACAAGCAGGGCGGCACCCGTCGCTACTTCTCGGCCCTCTCGGACCTGTACCACTTCTACGGTCTCTACAGCACCCGCAAGTTTGTCGAGCAGTTCGCCAACGGCGTGACCATCATCTCGCTCTACCTCGGCCCCATCCCCAACACCCAGGCTCCTCCTATCGAGCACTCGATCCAGCAGGTCGTCCGCGAGGCTTCGCTCCTCTACTGCCTGCCCGACAACCCGTTCTTCTCGgttgccgagggcgagtcTCCCCACGCCGTGCAGGAGGCCACCTACGCCTACGTCTGCTGGATCTTCACCCAGCACTTCTGCAACCGCCTCGGCCCTGCCTACGCagcgctcaaggacgttCTTGACGACAACAACCCGGACCACGAGGATGTTCtcgccaagatcaagaCGCGCTTCCGTGAGGAGACGTTCACTCGCGAGAGCATCCGCGATGTCATCATGACTCACCCCGAGCTCATGCGCCTCCTCTACATCAACTTCGCCATGGTCCACTACCccgcggccgacgaggcgtcGCAGCTCACCCCGACCCTCTCGTACCAGCGCATCAAGACGGTCGAGCCCctctcggacgaggacctcTACCACAAgatcaagcgcgaggcTACCAacagccgcgccgcccaggtcctcgaggcgtGCCTCATCTTCAACAAGCACGTCCTCAAGTGCAACTTCTACCAAAACACCAAGGTCGCGCTCTCCTTCCGCCTCGACCCCTCGTTCCTCCCGGACATTGAGTACCCCAAGCCTCCCTTCGGCATCTTCCTCATTGTCGGCTCCGACTTCCGCGGCTTCCACGTCCGCTTCCGCGACGTTGCTCGTGGCGGTATCCGTCTCGTCCGCTCGCGCAACCAGGAGAACTGGGCTGCCAACATCCGCAACCTTTTCGACGAGAACTACAACCTTGCCTACACCCAGACCCTCAAGAACAAGGACATTCCTGAGGGCGGCTCCAAGGGTACCATCCTTCCCTCGCTCGGTGCCGACTACGAGGTCTGCTTCGAGAAGTACATCGACTCGCTCATTgacctcctcatccccggCCAGAGCCCCGGCATCAAGGGCCCAATCGTCGACATCTCGGGCCGTGACTCACCCGAGGttctcttcctcggcccTGACGAGGGTACCGCCGAGATGATGGACTGGGCTGCCCTTCACGCCAAGAAGCGTGGTGCTCCTTGGTGGCGCGGCTTCACCACCGGCAAGAGCAACCTTCTCGGTGGTGTGCCCCACGACCGCTACGGCATGACCTCGCTCTCGGTCCGCCAGTacgtcctcggcgtgcTCAAGACCTACTGCGCCAACGTCAAGGAAGTCACCAAGCTCCAGTCTGGTGGGCCCGACGGTGACCTGGGCTCGAACGAGATTCTCCTTGCcagcgagaaggagaagacggtCGGTATCATCGACGGCTCGGGTGTCATCTACGACCCCAAGGGCCTggaccgcgccgagctcgtccgccttgCTCGTGCCCGCAAGATGATCATCCACTTCGACGCCGCGAAGCTCAGCCCTGAGGGCTAcaaggtcctcgtcgacgagaccAACATCAAGCTCCCGTCGGGCGAGATCATTGACAGCGGTCTTGAGCTCCGCAACACCTTCCACCTTCGCGTCAAGTGCGACCTGTTCGTGCCCTGCGGTGGTCGCCCCGAGGCCGTCAACATCACGAACGTCAACCGACTTgttgacgccgagggcaagccCAACTTCAAGTACATTGTTGAGGGCGCCaacctcttcttctcgcaGCAGGCCCGCTTCTAcatggagaagaagggcgtGGTGCAGTTCAAGGACTCGTCGACCAACAAGGGTGGTgtcacctcgtcgtcgctcgaggtcctcaCTGGTATCGCcctcaacgacgaggagtaCGCTGAGAACATGAGCTACACCGACAagccctcgcccttctACCAGACCTacgtcaaggaggtccAGCAGAAGATCTGCGAgaacgccgccgccgagttCAACTGCATTCAGAAGACCTGGAACGCCAACAAGGGTGCCAAGAGCCGCACCGCCATCTCGGACGAGctctccaccaccctcaACAAGCTCCAGGACTCGCTCGAGAACTCGGACCTGTACGACAACGAGGTTGCCCGCCGCAATGTCCTCAAGCGCGCATTCCCCCAGACTCTCCAGGACAAGCTCGGTGGCATTGACAACATGATGGCTCGCCTCGAGCCCGCGTACCTCAAGGCCGCTTGGTCTGCGTA from Cutaneotrichosporon cavernicola HIS019 DNA, chromosome: 7b encodes:
- the ETF1 gene encoding uncharacterized protein (Electron transfer flavoprotein FAD-binding domain), with protein sequence MLLSDLILDKRGSLAKVWLSAHHERKLSKQQALGVDVGESVDAILTESRPMALRVSGQLMLGVVRIYGRKVQYLMDDCREARERISMTFRPGAVDLPQDQVRASRGAITFESGGAGEFEALDMFDWGTFDVRIPGGGGLHTAPLTQTNAREYGAFNFGRPRAASIYGGSSRAGSVESSTQHLDSQDFQPIDLDLGLDLGFEDMSMEIAREARSERSRSKSVLRTPSVIHEEMELDQPFDAGDTFEPLDLGLDLADLPELEPEAPIAAEERARRSSSELSTPPPETLELTPRVAKRVADAKAAPRAKRLRIVRADAELELPDEDFFPPTDDSPILGEENFIPANPAALRLRDILNDPVAHFIPMIGARLFAGPPGLAPELAELFTFPSDVLRRTREEPPVSPPPRPAKRQRKAVERSPETEEEQEQHEEEVEVGRRESHTPSVHGEGFQSFEPVLDLELDIPLDLVRRSATREPSVALPREPSAPLADRTHPLAVFDTRTLSSQQTQSDSEHEADGFSRNTTLAMGVLRRELDAIEAADKRVSFTKLASGASKRAVSAMFFELLVLGTRDAVVLNQDKAYGSIDVSAKERLYALT
- the ETF1 gene encoding uncharacterized protein (Electron transfer flavoprotein FAD-binding domain) → MLARNVLRTARAARFSTAPAPGRFASSLVFLEQKGGKLNDQALVAVTAAQAVGGDVSGIVIGSASDVAKAVEEAKGIAGLSKIYSSASDAYANGLAENVAPLLAQVIPGKSVSHLFGAHTAAAKNIFPRLAGMLEVSQISDITAVKGEDTFQRPIYAGNAILTLKSSDKDKYKVITVRGTAFDKAAKEGGSAAVEEVAAVDASSPTKFVSEEIVVSSRPDLSSAAKVISGGRALKSQENFEKVLDPLADALGAAVGASRAAVDAGYADNSLQVGQTGKVVAPELYIAIGISGAIQHLAGMKDSKLIVAINKDADAPIFQIADIGLVADLFEAVPELVKELGNQ
- the GDH2 gene encoding uncharacterized protein (NAD()-dependent glutamate dehydrogenase which degrades glutamate to ammonia and alpha-ketoglutarate), encoding MATPTSTTAPSGLPLPKHVDPSKFGGRQRLDSVGYISSPFPAKATQQAQVAQILTESGFMPAELVSGEVDWFYNSLGIDNAYFSSESPSVVADSILALFSAKLLAYTKHDPTQLKIDLEKITTEEECKAGTREGAVFIHSSAAGVSAKDGPGATVEKRIDDQFLDKASKDKSFRLESYRSAGSISASVSQQLRTYFVSRCEFPAGGEVKTAAGTTEIKSVSDKVFLEKATPTTIDIYQSIMDEVSKRSGPVIESFQLEDTREYRIIIGYKQGGTRRYFSALSDLYHFYGLYSTRKFVEQFANGVTIISLYLGPIPNTQAPPIEHSIQQVVREASLLYCLPDNPFFSVAEGESPHAVQEATYAYVCWIFTQHFCNRLGPAYAALKDVLDDNNPDHEDVLAKIKTRFREETFTRESIRDVIMTHPELMRLLYINFAMVHYPAADEASQLTPTLSYQRIKTVEPLSDEDLYHKIKREATNSRAAQVLEACLIFNKHVLKCNFYQNTKVALSFRLDPSFLPDIEYPKPPFGIFLIVGSDFRGFHVRFRDVARGGIRLVRSRNQENWAANIRNLFDENYNLAYTQTLKNKDIPEGGSKGTILPSLGADYEVCFEKYIDSLIDLLIPGQSPGIKGPIVDISGRDSPEVLFLGPDEGTAEMMDWAALHAKKRGAPWWRGFTTGKSNLLGGVPHDRYGMTSLSVRQYVLGVLKTYCANVKEVTKLQSGGPDGDLGSNEILLASEKEKTVGIIDGSGVIYDPKGLDRAELVRLARARKMIIHFDAAKLSPEGYKVLVDETNIKLPSGEIIDSGLELRNTFHLRVKCDLFVPCGGRPEAVNITNVNRLVDAEGKPNFKYIVEGANLFFSQQARFYMEKKGVVQFKDSSTNKGGVTSSSLEVLTGIALNDEEYAENMSYTDKPSPFYQTYVKEVQQKICENAAAEFNCIQKTWNANKGAKSRTAISDELSTTLNKLQDSLENSDLYDNEVARRNVLKRAFPQTLQDKLGGIDNMMARLEPAYLKAAWSAYVSSHFVYESGLDDAGNVAFFKFFTKFGSE